The proteins below are encoded in one region of Helianthus annuus cultivar XRQ/B chromosome 2, HanXRQr2.0-SUNRISE, whole genome shotgun sequence:
- the LOC110917526 gene encoding uncharacterized protein LOC110917526 isoform X1: protein MEAGSAGFIQEALRGILKCLGLEGGGGKAVTGGEEVVNNPPPSPSLDPTPYEPLPAAAADDTTTIVDVLSSTVDNTTMTIMDINNLRAQSNFTLVTIDEITDTGGGTTEEAHYVELLNSGQPNINLLATSLISSGGGGETH from the exons ATGGAAGCAGGAAGCGCTGGTTTCATACAAGAAGCTTTGAGGGGTATTCTGAAGTGTTTAGGGTTGGAGGGTGGTGGAGGAAAAGCTGTTACTGGCGGTGAAGAGGTTGTGAACAACCCTCCACCGTCACCATCACTTGATCCGACGCCTTACGAACCCCTACCGGCCGCTGCAGCAGATGATACAACGACCATCGTTGATGTTCTTTCTTCAACT GTTGACAATACTACAATGACAATAATGGACATTAACAATCTTCGAGCTCAAAGTAATTTTACTCTGGTTACTATAGACGAGATAACCGACACGGGTGGTGGCACAACTGAGGAAGCCCATTATGTTGAGCTACTCAACAGTGGTCAACCTAATATAAACCTTCTTGCTACTAGTCTAATTAGTAGCGGGGGTGGTGGTGAAACACATTAA
- the LOC110917526 gene encoding uncharacterized protein LOC110917526 isoform X2, which translates to MEAGSAGFIQEALRGILKCLGLEGGGGKAVTGGEEVVNNPPPSPSLDPTPYEPLPAAAADDTTTIVDVLSSTRFVIAFEIAKAV; encoded by the exons ATGGAAGCAGGAAGCGCTGGTTTCATACAAGAAGCTTTGAGGGGTATTCTGAAGTGTTTAGGGTTGGAGGGTGGTGGAGGAAAAGCTGTTACTGGCGGTGAAGAGGTTGTGAACAACCCTCCACCGTCACCATCACTTGATCCGACGCCTTACGAACCCCTACCGGCCGCTGCAGCAGATGATACAACGACCATCGTTGATGTTCTTTCTTCAACT AGATTTGTAATCGCATTCGAGATAGCCAAGGCTGTATAA
- the LOC110917541 gene encoding rop guanine nucleotide exchange factor 7-like — translation MKERFSKLLLGEDTSGCGNGVYTALAISNAITNLCATHFGQIWRLEPLCPKKKSTWQREIEWLLCVSDYIIELIPSWQTYPDGSKVELGIWVWCGRRWGR, via the exons ATGAAAGAAAGATTCTCAAAATTGTTGCTTGGAGAAGATACGTCCGGTTGTGGGAATGGCGTTTATACAGCCTTGGCTATCTCGAATGCGATTACAAATCTCTGTG CCACACATTTTGGACAAATATGGAGGCTAGAACCTCTATGCCCCAAAAAGAAATCAACGTGGCAAAGAGAAATCGAATGGCTTCTATGTGTCAGCGATTACATTATAGAGTTGATACCTTCTTGGCAGACTTATCCAGATGGTAGTAAAGTTGAATTAGGGATTTGGGTTTGGTGTGGGAGAAGATGGGGAAGATGA